One window of Pantanalinema sp. genomic DNA carries:
- a CDS encoding squalene/phytoene synthase family protein codes for MPTATSTQHAWDTCFWLLPKVSRTFALSITILPEPLSKAICVGYLLCRLLDTIEDEPHLSLAEKADLIARLRRGIEGSEALPGDWHLLVAERHLPGSAEHDVLLMRHLPEVLAGFESLPATVRPILVRCVHEMAVGMVEMQGVFASHRKQVAALPSMDQLHRYCHYVAGTVGFMLTDLFYLHSADLAKSAYFELLERAESFGQYLQKVNILKDIRNDLAEGRLFIPLDTLSAAKLTPANLLEPTPDQPALEAISPLMLSVLHHARRAHEYLDRMPVSDRSIRLFLAYSLYFGLETIALALREPARILDQASRLKIGRLDVLGIVASLERCIDAPSALDRHRHALIEKMRKHLHPDWPPAVSEAIAALARA; via the coding sequence ATGCCGACCGCCACCTCGACCCAGCACGCCTGGGATACCTGCTTCTGGCTGCTGCCTAAGGTCTCGCGCACCTTCGCCCTGTCGATCACCATCCTGCCCGAGCCCCTGAGCAAGGCCATCTGCGTGGGCTACCTGCTCTGCCGCCTGCTCGACACCATCGAGGACGAACCGCACCTCTCGCTCGCGGAGAAGGCCGACCTGATCGCTCGCCTGCGCCGGGGGATCGAGGGCAGCGAGGCCCTGCCTGGCGACTGGCACCTCCTGGTGGCCGAGCGCCACCTCCCGGGCAGCGCCGAGCACGACGTGCTGCTCATGCGGCACCTGCCCGAGGTGCTCGCGGGCTTCGAATCGCTGCCCGCGACGGTGCGGCCCATCCTCGTGCGCTGCGTCCACGAGATGGCGGTCGGAATGGTCGAGATGCAGGGGGTCTTCGCCTCGCACCGCAAGCAGGTCGCGGCCCTGCCGAGCATGGATCAGCTCCACCGCTACTGCCACTACGTGGCGGGCACCGTCGGCTTCATGCTGACGGACCTCTTCTACCTGCACTCCGCCGATCTGGCCAAGAGCGCCTACTTCGAGCTGCTCGAGCGCGCCGAGTCCTTCGGGCAGTACCTCCAGAAGGTCAACATCCTCAAGGACATCCGCAACGACCTCGCCGAGGGGCGCCTGTTCATCCCCCTCGACACCCTTTCGGCGGCGAAGCTGACGCCGGCGAACCTGCTTGAACCGACCCCGGATCAGCCCGCGCTGGAGGCCATCAGCCCCTTGATGCTCTCGGTGCTGCACCACGCCCGCCGCGCCCACGAGTACCTCGATCGCATGCCCGTCTCGGACCGTTCGATCCGGCTGTTCCTCGCCTACAGCCTGTACTTCGGCCTCGAGACGATCGCGCTCGCGCTGCGCGAGCCGGCCCGCATCCTCGACCAGGCCTCGCGCCTGAAGATCGGCCGCCTCGACGTCCTCGGGATCGTCGCGAGCCTGGAGCGCTGCATCGACGCGCCCTCAGCCCTGGATCGCCACCGCCACGCCCTGATCGAGAAGATGCGCAAGCACCTCCACCCCGACTGGCCGCCGGCCGTCTCCGAGGCGATCGCCGCCCTCGCCCGGGCGTAG
- a CDS encoding YaiI/YqxD family protein, producing the protein MRLIVDGDACPVKDLIQRAALRLEVPMILVSNRAMAFGYEPGVTPVIVPEGPDQADRWIVAEATNADLVITADIPLAAEVVAKGGTALGHRGEVFDAATIGEHKARWTLMNDLRTQGLELGGPKSFSNKDRAAFSNAFERLVQRLNKTHRS; encoded by the coding sequence ATGCGCCTCATCGTCGACGGGGACGCCTGCCCCGTGAAGGACCTGATCCAACGCGCCGCCCTGCGGCTCGAGGTGCCGATGATCCTGGTCAGCAACCGCGCCATGGCCTTCGGCTACGAGCCGGGGGTGACCCCGGTGATCGTCCCCGAGGGGCCCGACCAGGCGGATCGGTGGATCGTCGCGGAGGCCACGAACGCGGACCTCGTCATCACCGCGGACATCCCCCTGGCGGCCGAGGTCGTCGCCAAGGGCGGAACCGCCCTGGGTCACCGCGGAGAGGTCTTCGATGCCGCGACCATCGGCGAGCACAAGGCACGCTGGACCCTGATGAACGATCTCCGGACGCAGGGCCTCGAGCTCGGTGGCCCGAAATCCTTCAGCAACAAGGATCGTGCGGCATTTTCGAATGCCTTCGAGCGCCTGGTGCAGCGCCTGAACAAGACACATCGGTCGTGA